Genomic segment of Kibdelosporangium phytohabitans:
ACTCGACCATCGGCAAGTTCCTCGCCAAGCGCGGCCCGGGGGTGCAGCAGCTCGCGTACCGCGTCGACGACATCGAGAAGGCATCCGATGCCATGCGCGACAAGGGCATGAACGTGTTGTTCGACAAGCCGCGGCACGGCACGGAGAACAGCCGTACGCAGTTCATCCACCCGAAGTCGGCAGGCGGCGTTCTCGTCGAACTGGTCGAGCCGGCAAACCCCTGATCGGTCTCGGGTGGCACAGGTCTCACAGATGTGGTGATCTGTGGTTACCCGTGGGTAACCTCCGGGAATTCGCGACGTTGGAGGTCAGGCGTGGAAAAGATCCGTGACGCCATTCTGTCGGGTGACTTGGCCGCAGTCGGCGGCCTTGACGTGCCAGATCACTACCGGGCAGTCACCGTGCACTCGGACGAAGTGGAAATGTTCAAGGGCCTGGAAACCCCGGACAAGGACCCACGCAAGTCGCTGCACGTCGAAGACGTCGCGACGCCCGAACTGGGGCCGGGCGAAGCACTCGTCGCGGTGATGGCCTCCGCGATCAACTACAACACGGTGTGGACGTCGATCTTCGAGCCGCTGGACACCTTCGGCTTCCTGCGCAGGTACGGCAAGACCTCCGAGCTGGCGAAACGACACGACCTGCCGTACCACGTGGTCGGCTCCGACCTCGCTGGGGTGGTGCTGCGGACCGGGCCGGGCGTGGGGGCGTGGAAGCCCGGCGACCAGGTCGTCGCCCACTGCCTGTCGGTGGAACTGGAGCACCCGGACGGGCACAACGACACGATGCTCGACCCGGAACAGCGGATCTGGGGATTCGAGACGAACTTCGGTGGCCTGGCCGAGCTGGCGCTGGTGAAGTCGAACCAGCTGATGCCGAAACCGGCGCACCTGAGCTGGGAGGAAGCAGCGTCGCCGGGACTGGTGAACTCGACGGCGTACCGCCAGCTGGTGTCGACCAACGGCGCGGCGATGAAGCAGGGCGACACGGTGCTGATCTGGGGGGCATCGGGCGGCCTCGGCTCGTACGCGACGCAGTTCGCGTTGAACGGCGGCGCGACACCGATCTGCGTGGTCTCCAGCCCGGCGAAAGCCGAGATCTGCCGCAAGATGGGGGCGGAGCTGATCATCGACAGGTCGGCGGAGGGCTACAAGTTCTGGAAGGACGAGAACACCCAGGACATCCGCGAGTGGAAGCGTTTCGGCGCGCGGATCCGTGAACTGACCGGCGGCGAGGACCCGGACATCGTCTTCGAACACCCGGGCAGGGAGACGTTCGGCGCGAGCGTCTACGTCACCAAACGCGGCGGGAAGATCGTGACCTGCGCGTCGACGTCGGGCTTCATGCACCAGTACGACAACAGGTACCTGTGGATGCACCTGAAGAGCATCGTCGGCTCGCACTTCGCGAACTACCGCGAAGCCTCCGAGGCCAACCGGCTGATCGCGAAGGGCAAGATCCACCCGACGCTGTCGAAGGTCTACCCGCTCGACGAAACCGGCCAGGCCGCGTACGACGTGCACCGCAACGCCCACCAGGGCAAGGTCGGCGTGCTCTGCCTCTCGCCGAGCGAAGGCCTCGGCGTCACCGACCCGGAGCTGCGCGCCAGGCACATCGGCGCCATCAACAACTTCCGCGGCGTCTGAAAACCCTCGTGAGTGTTTTGGCCGGTTACAACCGGCCAAAACACTCACGAGTCAGGCTTTGGTGCCCGCGCCCACGGTCAGCGCGTCGGCGATGAAGCCGACTTCCCTGTCCATCATCGGGGTGTCCTCGGGGTGCCGGGCGACTGAGTGGCGGTAGCTCACCGCCAGGGCGAGGAGACCGGCCGCACTGTCCACATCGGCCAGTGCGATGGTGCCGGCGCCCGCGGCGACGATGACGGCCTTCACCTGGCGCACGATCGTCTGGAAGCGGGCCTGCAACGCCTCGCGGACGTCGTCGTGGGTGTCTGCTTCGCGCCAGAGCAGGTGCGACAGCAGCCGGGAGTCCTTCAGCCGCGCGTCCAGCTCCGCCACGAGCCCGCGCAGGCTGGCCGCGACATCGCCGGGGACGACGACGTGGCTCGGCTCGATGTGTTCGTCCGGCAGGCGCTTCACCAGTGCCGTCAGCAGATCCGACTTGCGCCGGAAGTAGTAGTGCACGAGGCCTTTCGGCACCTTCGCCGCTTCGGCTATCCGGGAGGTCGGGGTCGCGTCGAACCCCGTCTCGGCGAACAGTTTCTCGGCGGCGGTGAGGATCCTCTCCCGCGCCGACGGATCGTCACCGGACTTCGACCGCGCCACTGGCAACAACCCCTTCGTGCGGAATGCGCACCGGCATCACACCAAGACCGGCGCGCAGTCCGCAACAGGATCTCAGTGCTGGCCCGCCATCCCGCGATGGGCCGTGGTGGCCGCGGGCAGCGCCGCGAGGCCGACGACGAGGGTCAGCGCGCCGATGACGAACGAGCTCCACATCGCGCCTGTCATGTCCGTGAAGCCCATCACCCACGGCGAGATGAAGAGCAGCACTCCGAGCACGACCTGCACGTACTCCCCGTAGACGACGCCTGGCATCGCCAGCGAGAACAGACCGTCGAGCGCGATCAGCGCACCCAGCACGATCATGGTCCACATCACGATGTTCGTCGTGTCCAACCACAACGGCGAGAGCACCGCGACCACTCCGAGCACCACCTCCGCCCAGTCCTGCCACCGGGTCCACGCCCGCACCGGGGTTGACGTGCCGCTCATGGCGATCACCTCCGAGAAGGAGAAAGGTCCTACGAATCCATGGTGCGCTTGGTTGGCCGCCCGGTCAAGTATTCGGCGGGATGCGGGGACCGGCCATGTCACAACCTCACTCGCGGTAGGTTGGGTGCATGGCTCTTGGCGAGGAGCGTGAGCTCGTACCCCTTGGCGCAGGTTTCGACTATGCGAAGCGCGGCTACCACCGTGCCCAGGTCGACGAGCACCTCGAACGGGTGGACCGGGACATGCGCCTGCTCGCCGCCGACCGGGACGCCGCGGTGTCCCAGGCCGCGGACCTGGCGCGCCAACTGGAGATCGCCCGGTCGGAGATCGACGACATGCGCGGCCAGATCGAGCGCCTGTCGCTGCCGCCGACCACGCTGGAAGGCCTGAGCGAGCGCCTGCAGCGGATGCTGCGCCTGGCACAGGACGAAGCGACCGAGACGAAAGCCCGCGCCGAAGCCGAGGCGGGGCACATCCGCGCCAAAGCCGAGACGGACGCGAACGCGCTGCGTGCCCGCTACGAGGAGATGCTGCGCGGCCTGGACACACGCCGAGCCGAAATGGAAGCCGAGCACCGCGAAGTGCTGACCAAGGCACGCGCGGAAGCAGAGGACATCACCAAGAAGGCCCAGGAGGAACGCGCCCGCCTGGACACCGAGTCCGAGCAGCGACGCGCCCAGGTCGAAGAGGACTTCGACATCGCCATGGCCTCCCGGCGCACCGAGTCGATGCGCGCACTGGCGGAGCAGGAAGCGTCAAGCAAGGCAGACGCCGAGCGCAGGGTCCGCGAAGCCACGGAGGAATCCAACCGCCGCAGGCACGACGCGATCACGGAATCGAAAGCCCGGCTGCAGGAAGCCAGCGAAGAAGCCCACCGCCGCGTCCGCGAAGCGACCGAAGAAGCCAACCGCCGAATCAGCCACGCCGCCCAGCGCGTCGCCGCCCTCCGGCAACTGCGGACCCGCGTGGCCAACCAGCTCCGCCAAGCCCGCAGCCTGATCCAGGACGCCGACGTCGTACTGGAGAACGCGACACCCGTACTCGACCCGCTGCCGGAGGAGCGCCCGGCGGACGAGTCCCCCACCAAAGCCTTCAAACCCCTTACGCAGACCGAAGCCGCAGGTGGGCCTCCCAAGGAGCACTGGGAGCCTGCTGAGCCTGTTGAGGAGAACGCCGGTTCGGCGGATTCGACGAAGCCTGTCGCGCAGCCGGTCAAGAAAGCCCTTCCTTAGTGGGTGGGGCTAACCCTCGCGGGTAGTGTCCGCGCTCGGTTGTCGGCTGGGTGTTGTCGGGGTTGTCCGATCATTTCGGCGTGTCTCGGCTTCTCAGCACCGTCGTCTTGGCTTCCTTTTTGCACGGAACAGATTGTTGCTTTGCGTGGGCAGGCCTCCTGACAGGCCGTGGTTGGCGTAGCCCAGGCCGACCGGCAGGAGCACCCCGAAACCCTTTTCCGCGCTTGCGCGCTCGCCGCTGTGGCTTGGCCTGCGCTCGCCACCTGGGCTGGTCCGCGCTCGGTGTGGTGGCTTGGTCTGTGCTGGCGCGGTCGGCGGTCGTTGTTTACTAGCCGCAGCAGCCGCCGCCGCAGCAACCACCGCCACCGCCTGCTCCGCCTCCGACTGGAGCTGTGGCGGACGCGGCACCGGCGAGACCTGCCATCGT
This window contains:
- the mce gene encoding methylmalonyl-CoA epimerase; this translates as MPDDTVAKVTAIDHVGIAVPDLDEAIDFYQQTFGLVLTVTEVNEEQGVREAMLRAPGDDGSGTAIQLLAPLTPDSTIGKFLAKRGPGVQQLAYRVDDIEKASDAMRDKGMNVLFDKPRHGTENSRTQFIHPKSAGGVLVELVEPANP
- the ccrA gene encoding crotonyl-CoA carboxylase/reductase; amino-acid sequence: MEKIRDAILSGDLAAVGGLDVPDHYRAVTVHSDEVEMFKGLETPDKDPRKSLHVEDVATPELGPGEALVAVMASAINYNTVWTSIFEPLDTFGFLRRYGKTSELAKRHDLPYHVVGSDLAGVVLRTGPGVGAWKPGDQVVAHCLSVELEHPDGHNDTMLDPEQRIWGFETNFGGLAELALVKSNQLMPKPAHLSWEEAASPGLVNSTAYRQLVSTNGAAMKQGDTVLIWGASGGLGSYATQFALNGGATPICVVSSPAKAEICRKMGAELIIDRSAEGYKFWKDENTQDIREWKRFGARIRELTGGEDPDIVFEHPGRETFGASVYVTKRGGKIVTCASTSGFMHQYDNRYLWMHLKSIVGSHFANYREASEANRLIAKGKIHPTLSKVYPLDETGQAAYDVHRNAHQGKVGVLCLSPSEGLGVTDPELRARHIGAINNFRGV
- a CDS encoding TetR/AcrR family transcriptional regulator, giving the protein MARSKSGDDPSARERILTAAEKLFAETGFDATPTSRIAEAAKVPKGLVHYYFRRKSDLLTALVKRLPDEHIEPSHVVVPGDVAASLRGLVAELDARLKDSRLLSHLLWREADTHDDVREALQARFQTIVRQVKAVIVAAGAGTIALADVDSAAGLLALAVSYRHSVARHPEDTPMMDREVGFIADALTVGAGTKA
- a CDS encoding SPW repeat protein — its product is MSGTSTPVRAWTRWQDWAEVVLGVVAVLSPLWLDTTNIVMWTMIVLGALIALDGLFSLAMPGVVYGEYVQVVLGVLLFISPWVMGFTDMTGAMWSSFVIGALTLVVGLAALPAATTAHRGMAGQH
- a CDS encoding chromosome segregation protein, which translates into the protein MALGEERELVPLGAGFDYAKRGYHRAQVDEHLERVDRDMRLLAADRDAAVSQAADLARQLEIARSEIDDMRGQIERLSLPPTTLEGLSERLQRMLRLAQDEATETKARAEAEAGHIRAKAETDANALRARYEEMLRGLDTRRAEMEAEHREVLTKARAEAEDITKKAQEERARLDTESEQRRAQVEEDFDIAMASRRTESMRALAEQEASSKADAERRVREATEESNRRRHDAITESKARLQEASEEAHRRVREATEEANRRISHAAQRVAALRQLRTRVANQLRQARSLIQDADVVLENATPVLDPLPEERPADESPTKAFKPLTQTEAAGGPPKEHWEPAEPVEENAGSADSTKPVAQPVKKALP